The window CCAACCAGCGAGACAAGATGCTTGTGATGCACTCTGCTAATGATCTCAACCTCGGCCTGGAACTCACGCTCCCCTTGCCCACTCCCAGCTTTCAGCTGCTTAACCGCAACTTCCTTACCGTTCGGAAGGACTCCCCTATGCACATAACCGAAACCGCCTTGTCCAAGCAGGTTGGCGTCTGAGAATCCATCTGTTGCCATTGCCAGCTCTTCATATGTGAATGTGCTCTTAGAAAAGCCTAATGCCATTCCAGGTGAAGGCGGCGGGAGCGGAGTCTCAGGGCCCGAATAATTGGAACCGGAACCTCCACTGCTGCTCATGTAaggcagaggaggaggaggctgAGGGGAAGGAGCACGCGCTGGCGAATGTGGAGGCCTCGAAGCACCACCGGGCGGGGGAGTAGGCTTAGGAGGCATTGTAACAACATGAtgaggaggtggtggtggagcATTCTGTTGCCAATTCTGTACCTGGCCACCATAGGGATCAGCTGCAAAAGGATGTAAAGATGTAGAAAGTCAGCATCTTTAAATCTATAAGTTTTCCATATTCATTCAATCAATCATCAAATCATCTCCAAATGTGTATGACTATAAACAGCATATAGCAaattgtgaagaagaaaatgaaattcataaattcaGCACCTTTATAGCCAGGAGGCGGCGGAGGCACATAATACTCAGGCTGCTGtcttctcctcttcttcttgcAGCATATAAACATCAAGCTGAGTATCACTAGCAATGCGACGCCTCCGACAGCAATCCCAACCACCATCCCCATCGAAATCGCGGGGTCATCATTAGAAGGCGGCGGAGACGGATTCGACCCGGACGAGCCAGGGGGGGGGACGCCCCTGGTCGGCGGCGCCGGTGGGGTTCCTCTATTGGGTGGTGAGGGAGAGGAGCCGCCGCCGGATGGAGATGGCGGCGACGGAGGGGATCCAGACGGGACTGTTGGGGCGGGAGGCGATGGGGTGGTGGAGGGTGGTGGGGTGGAAGGCGTAGACGGAGGGAGAGCTGTCGGAGCCGGGGGCGGCGCGGTTGCTGGCGGATTCGGCGGCGGAGAGGGAGTGGTGGTTGGAGGAGGTGAGGTGGCGGCGGGCGGTGGAGCGGTGGTGTTGGTGGGAGGAGGGGCGGACCCCGGCGCCGGCGACGACATTTGTGGACCAAATTAACGTCCGAAACGAATCGAATCAATTCAGTGTGGATTTGctggaaaattgaaaaaataaatcggTGGGCTGGGTTTTGCTTTAGAATGAGCTAACTTTTGGTTGCTCTCTCCAaccagagagagagagttgagtGTAATGTAGTCGTTGGTAATTATGAAGGGTTGAAGAAAGTGGGAAATGGATTTGCTTTTTTCGGTGGTATTTTGTGGGGTGAATACTGAATAGGATAGGGATAGATTCAACATTCAACTCAAaatatactccgtattaattatgtttaatttgtttctaaaCATGCTCT is drawn from Salvia hispanica cultivar TCC Black 2014 chromosome 6, UniMelb_Shisp_WGS_1.0, whole genome shotgun sequence and contains these coding sequences:
- the LOC125194516 gene encoding proline-rich receptor-like protein kinase PERK1, giving the protein MSSPAPGSAPPPTNTTAPPPAATSPPPTTTPSPPPNPPATAPPPAPTALPPSTPSTPPPSTTPSPPAPTVPSGSPPSPPSPSGGGSSPSPPNRGTPPAPPTRGVPPPGSSGSNPSPPPSNDDPAISMGMVVGIAVGGVALLVILSLMFICCKKKRRRQQPEYYVPPPPPGYKADPYGGQVQNWQQNAPPPPPHHVVTMPPKPTPPPGGASRPPHSPARAPSPQPPPPLPYMSSSGGSGSNYSGPETPLPPPSPGMALGFSKSTFTYEELAMATDGFSDANLLGQGGFGYVHRGVLPNGKEVAVKQLKAGSGQGEREFQAEVEIISRVHHKHLVSLVGYCIAGIQRMLVYEFVPNNTLEFHLHGKGRPVMDWATRLKIALGSAKGLAYLHEDCHPKIIHRDIKASNILLDFNFEAKVADFGLAKFTSDANTHVSTRVMGTFGYLAPEYAASGKLSDKSDVFSYGVMLLELITGRRPVDSNQTYMDDSLVDWARPLLTRALDDGNFESLIDRRLGADYNQNEMARLVACAAACVRHSARRRPRMSQVVRALEGDVSLSDLNEGIRPGHSSMYSSHGSSDYDTAQYNEDMKKFRKMALGSQEYGSSGLYSNPTSEYGLNPSGSSSEGQHTREMEMGRKKDGQGFSSGA